The following are from one region of the Cervus canadensis isolate Bull #8, Minnesota chromosome 21, ASM1932006v1, whole genome shotgun sequence genome:
- the GPRC5D gene encoding G-protein coupled receptor family C group 5 member D isoform X2, translating to MYEDCKESTGDYYFLCDTEGAWGIVLESLAAVGIVVTVLLLLAFLFLMRRVQDCAHWNVLPTQFLFLLGVLGLFGLAFAFIIQLNQQTAPIRYFLFGVLFALCFSCLLAHASNLVKLVRGRVSFSWTTILCIAIGVSLLQTIIAIEYVTLIMTRGGMFVHMTPYQLNVDFVVLLIYVLFLMALTFFVSKTTFCGPCENWKQHGRFIFVTVLVSIIIWVVWISMLMRGNTQLQRQPQWDDPVICIALVTNAWVFLLLYIVPELCILYRSCQQDCPLPSNACPLPTYERSFRAETQELSRDC from the exons ATGTATGAGGACTGCAAGGAGTCCACTGGGGACTATTACTTCCTCTGTGACACCGAGGGAGCGTGGGGCATCGTTCTGGAGTCCCTGGCAGCAGTTGGCATAGTGGTCACAGTTCTGCTGCTCCTGGCGTTTCTCTTCCTCATGAGAAGGGTCCAAGACTGCGCCCACTGGAATGTCCTCCCCACCCAGTTCCTCTTCCTCCTGGGTGTGCTGGGGCTCTTTGGCCTTGCTTTTGCCTTCATCATCCAGCTCAATCAGCAGACTGCCCCCATCCGCTACTTTCTCTTTGGggtcctctttgctctctgcttcTCGTGCCTCTTGGCTCACGCCTCCAACCTGGTGAAGCTGGTCCGGGGTCGAGTCTCCTTCTCTTGGACGACAATTCTGTGCATTGCTATTGGGGTCAGCCTGTTGCAGACCATCATCGCCATTGAGTACGTGACTCTCATCATGACCAGGGGTGGCATGTTTGTGCACATGACGCCCTATCAGCTCAACGTGGACTTCGTGGTCCTCCTGATCTACGTCCTCTTCCTGATGGCCCTCACGTTCTTTGTCTCCAAGACCACCTTCTGCGGCCCTTGTGAGAACTGGAAGCAGCACGGCAGGTTCATCTTTGTCACCGTGCTCGTCTCCATCATCATCTGGGTGGTGTGGATCTCCATGCTCATGAGGGGCAACACACAGCTCCAACGGCAGCCCCAGTGGGACGACCCCGTCATCTGCATCGCCCTGGTCACCAACGCGTGGGTTTTCCTGCTGCTGTACATCGTCCCAGAGCTGTGCATTCTCTACCGATCATGTCAGCAGGATTGCCCCCTGCCAAGCAATGCCTGCCCGCTCCCGACTTACGAACGCAGCTTCAGAGCAGAGACTCAAGAGCTCTCAAGAG ATTGTTGA
- the GPRC5D gene encoding G-protein coupled receptor family C group 5 member D isoform X1 — MYEDCKESTGDYYFLCDTEGAWGIVLESLAAVGIVVTVLLLLAFLFLMRRVQDCAHWNVLPTQFLFLLGVLGLFGLAFAFIIQLNQQTAPIRYFLFGVLFALCFSCLLAHASNLVKLVRGRVSFSWTTILCIAIGVSLLQTIIAIEYVTLIMTRGGMFVHMTPYQLNVDFVVLLIYVLFLMALTFFVSKTTFCGPCENWKQHGRFIFVTVLVSIIIWVVWISMLMRGNTQLQRQPQWDDPVICIALVTNAWVFLLLYIVPELCILYRSCQQDCPLPSNACPLPTYERSFRAETQELSRARDSDGAEEDVALTAYGSPQSAADC, encoded by the exons ATGTATGAGGACTGCAAGGAGTCCACTGGGGACTATTACTTCCTCTGTGACACCGAGGGAGCGTGGGGCATCGTTCTGGAGTCCCTGGCAGCAGTTGGCATAGTGGTCACAGTTCTGCTGCTCCTGGCGTTTCTCTTCCTCATGAGAAGGGTCCAAGACTGCGCCCACTGGAATGTCCTCCCCACCCAGTTCCTCTTCCTCCTGGGTGTGCTGGGGCTCTTTGGCCTTGCTTTTGCCTTCATCATCCAGCTCAATCAGCAGACTGCCCCCATCCGCTACTTTCTCTTTGGggtcctctttgctctctgcttcTCGTGCCTCTTGGCTCACGCCTCCAACCTGGTGAAGCTGGTCCGGGGTCGAGTCTCCTTCTCTTGGACGACAATTCTGTGCATTGCTATTGGGGTCAGCCTGTTGCAGACCATCATCGCCATTGAGTACGTGACTCTCATCATGACCAGGGGTGGCATGTTTGTGCACATGACGCCCTATCAGCTCAACGTGGACTTCGTGGTCCTCCTGATCTACGTCCTCTTCCTGATGGCCCTCACGTTCTTTGTCTCCAAGACCACCTTCTGCGGCCCTTGTGAGAACTGGAAGCAGCACGGCAGGTTCATCTTTGTCACCGTGCTCGTCTCCATCATCATCTGGGTGGTGTGGATCTCCATGCTCATGAGGGGCAACACACAGCTCCAACGGCAGCCCCAGTGGGACGACCCCGTCATCTGCATCGCCCTGGTCACCAACGCGTGGGTTTTCCTGCTGCTGTACATCGTCCCAGAGCTGTGCATTCTCTACCGATCATGTCAGCAGGATTGCCCCCTGCCAAGCAATGCCTGCCCGCTCCCGACTTACGAACGCAGCTTCAGAGCAGAGACTCAAGAGCTCTCAAGAG CCCGAGACAGTGATGGCGCTGAGGAGGATGTAGCATTAACTGCGTATGGTAGCCCCCAATCAGCTGCAG ATTGTTGA